One window of the Campylobacter sp. CNRCH_2014_0184h genome contains the following:
- a CDS encoding replication initiation protein has protein sequence MSEIVKYHNDFNKIKLPSFTEQEQNLLCFLLTKIKEKKENEIFSIYPKDLMGFSEKNLSNREITEILNSFEEKFFKADFTIIVKDEVRNLIGKMRVNLFNHFVIWKETRTDWDMEIGDGLFWQEFTRIDIEVNKHFEYLVNQLTANFTSFELAEFIALSGKYTKTLYRLLKQYRTTGTAYFEWEEFCRIMDIPEKLAMCDIDKRILKPAIKELTKERTLFDQVRIPFKNLSFEKKKISARGRGGKVVGIEFTFKPENITIQKIENEAIKNASDEEKILMTCNKLCQSKIRFRYEEKIYQSNSFDFYDFTFNAAELQEDEFGNLIPRNTRIFKCKNEEDFFKLIKLFTSNIY, from the coding sequence TAAAAGAAAAAAAAGAAAATGAAATATTTTCTATATATCCTAAAGACTTAATGGGTTTTTCAGAAAAAAACCTATCAAATAGAGAAATAACAGAGATTTTAAACTCTTTTGAAGAGAAATTTTTCAAAGCAGATTTTACAATAATTGTAAAAGATGAAGTTAGAAACTTAATCGGAAAAATGCGAGTAAATTTATTTAATCATTTTGTAATATGGAAAGAAACTCGCACTGATTGGGATATGGAAATAGGCGATGGACTTTTTTGGCAAGAATTTACTAGAATTGATATAGAAGTTAATAAGCATTTTGAATATCTTGTTAATCAACTCACAGCTAATTTTACATCTTTTGAATTAGCAGAATTTATCGCATTAAGCGGTAAATATACAAAAACACTTTACCGCCTTTTAAAACAATATAGAACAACGGGAACAGCTTATTTTGAGTGGGAAGAGTTTTGTAGAATTATGGATATACCCGAAAAACTTGCAATGTGCGATATTGACAAAAGAATTTTAAAACCTGCTATAAAAGAACTAACAAAAGAACGCACCTTGTTTGATCAGGTGCGTATCCCTTTTAAAAATCTATCTTTTGAGAAAAAGAAAATTAGTGCTAGGGGGCGGGGCGGAAAAGTTGTAGGTATTGAATTTACTTTCAAACCCGAAAACATTACAATACAAAAAATTGAAAATGAAGCGATAAAGAATGCAAGCGATGAAGAAAAAATCTTAATGACTTGTAACAAATTATGTCAATCAAAAATTAGATTTAGGTATGAAGAAAAAATTTACCAAAGTAACTCTTTTGATTTTTACGATTTTACTTTTAACGCAGCGGAGTTGCAAGAAGATGAATTTGGAAATTTAATTCCACGCAATACTAGAATTTTCAAATGCAAAAATGAAGAAGACTTTTTTAAATTAATTAAATTATTTACAAGCAATATCTATTGA